The Antennarius striatus isolate MH-2024 chromosome 23, ASM4005453v1, whole genome shotgun sequence genome has a segment encoding these proteins:
- the gpr185b gene encoding G-protein coupled receptor 12: protein MILSLAAAAAMTSGNGGNINSSSPLDPFDSSTSWSLVEDPSNSSSEPVVRTLTPDLQPATTAVSLQEVSPWDIALCVTGTLISCENALVIAVLFYTPTLRAPMFILIGSLAVADLLAGLGLILNFVFTYLIDSSVEFVTLLSVALLISAFSASVLNILAITVDRYLSLYNALTYHTERTVTFTYVMVIFIWVSCLTLGVLPALGWNCLKDESLCSICWPVTKNNAVALAVTFLLVFAMMMQLYLQICKIAFRHAQQIAVQHQFVAISTTKGVSTLSAILCAFGACWLPFAMYSIVADSSYPIIYTYATVLPATCCSVINPIIYAFRNPDIQKSLWLACCGCVPSNLSLRPRTSSDV, encoded by the coding sequence ATGATTCTCTCCCTGGCTGCAGCGGCAGCTATGACTAGCGGCAACGGAGGCAACATaaactcctcctcccccctcgaCCCCTTCgactcctccacctcctggagCTTGGTGGAGGACCCCTCCAACTCCTCCTCGGAGCCTGTTGTGAGaactctgacccctgacctccagccGGCCACCACCGCCGTATCCCTCCAGGAAGTCAGCCCCTGGGACATCGCTCTCTGCGTCACCGGGACCCTCATTTCCTGCGAGAACGCCCTGGTGATCGCCGTGTTGTTCTACACGCCGACGCTCCGCGCTCCCATGTTCATTTTGATCGGATCGCTGGCGGTGGCCGACCTTCTGGCCGGACTGGGCCTCATCTTGAACTTTGTCTTCACCTATTTGATCGACAGCTCGGTGGAGTTTGTGACGCTGCTGTCGGTCGCTCTCCTCATCTCCGCCTTCTCGGCGTCCGTCCTCAACATCCTCGCCATCACGGTGGACCGCTACCTGTCGCTGTACAACGCTTTGACCTACCACACCGAACGGACAGTCACCTTCACCTACGTGATGGTGATCTTCATCTGGGTGTCGTGCCTGACGCTCGGCGTGCTGCCGGCGTTGGGTTGGAACTGTCTGAAGGATGAATCGCTGTGCAGCATCTGCTGGCCCGTCACCAAAAACAACGCCGTGGCGCTCGCCGTCACCTTCCTGCTCGTCTTCGCCATGATGATGCAGCTCTACCTGCAGATCTGCAAGATCGCCTTTCGCCACGCGCAGCAGATCGCCGTGCAGCACCAATTCGTGGCCATCTCCACCACCAAAGGCGTCTCCACGCTGTCGGCCATCCTGTGTGCCTTCGGGGCGTGCTGGCTGCCGTTCGCCATGTACTCCATCGTCGCTGACTCCAGCTACCCCATCATATACACCTACGCCACCGTCCTCCCGGCCACCTGCTGCTCCGTGATCAACCCCATCATCTACGCGTTCCGAAACCCGGATATCCAGAAGTCGCTGTGGCTGGCCTGCTGCGGGTGCGTCCCGTCCAACCTCTCCCTCAGACCGAGGACCTCCAGTGATGTTTAa